One window of the Novosphingobium aureum genome contains the following:
- a CDS encoding aromatic ring-hydroxylating oxygenase subunit alpha yields the protein MNEVSSKKGPFDSGNITGADMDAERRVTYPTEAFFSRDYLEDEKKHLWPKVWQMVERETDLPEPGDWLTYDVADESVIVLRHGDGSLRAFHNVCPHRGRQLVSVPDMLPGKVHDVRGSGRRGFTCGFHGWGFDTDGNNTFVLDPQDWNNELTPEMTCLSPVKVDTWGGYIYINMDPDCMPLGEWMGRAGEILDHFELAKMRYKWRQWAIYDCNWKVAIEAFLEPYHVAGTHSQLLRYGDYYAYSKQYGLHSVSGYDTRDENYKMNESSGTTRSGKAGLDPRVSTYQLIKENYETVNYSASTETLVKAASRLQDELPESATPAEVIAHWMKSAKADDAARGVTWPEIPSDVMAEAGLAWGLFPNQNILHGVTFALCYRVRPYGDDPNKCIFESYALERFPEGEEPETEWVYADPTGENWGAVLAQDFANMAFVHKGMKSSGFRGPLPNPHQEQKVINLHRNLANFIGRGAPRLLGD from the coding sequence ATGAACGAGGTTTCATCGAAGAAGGGGCCGTTCGACAGCGGCAACATCACCGGCGCGGACATGGACGCCGAGCGGCGGGTGACCTACCCGACCGAGGCGTTCTTCTCGCGCGACTATCTCGAGGACGAGAAGAAGCACCTGTGGCCCAAGGTGTGGCAGATGGTCGAGCGCGAGACCGACCTGCCCGAACCGGGCGACTGGCTGACCTACGACGTCGCCGACGAGTCCGTGATCGTCCTGCGCCATGGCGACGGTTCGCTGCGCGCTTTCCACAATGTCTGCCCGCATCGTGGGCGCCAGCTCGTCTCGGTCCCCGACATGCTGCCCGGCAAGGTCCACGACGTGCGCGGATCGGGTCGGCGCGGCTTTACCTGCGGCTTCCACGGCTGGGGCTTCGACACCGACGGCAACAACACCTTCGTGCTCGACCCGCAGGACTGGAACAACGAGCTGACCCCCGAAATGACCTGCCTCTCGCCGGTCAAGGTCGATACCTGGGGTGGCTACATCTACATCAACATGGACCCCGACTGCATGCCGCTTGGCGAGTGGATGGGGCGTGCGGGCGAGATCCTCGATCACTTCGAACTGGCGAAAATGCGCTACAAGTGGCGCCAGTGGGCGATCTACGACTGTAACTGGAAAGTCGCGATCGAGGCCTTCCTCGAGCCCTATCACGTCGCCGGAACGCACAGCCAGCTGCTGCGCTACGGCGACTACTACGCCTATTCGAAGCAGTACGGCCTGCATTCGGTCTCGGGCTACGATACCCGCGACGAGAATTACAAGATGAACGAGAGTTCGGGCACCACGCGTTCGGGCAAGGCCGGGCTCGATCCGCGCGTCTCGACCTACCAGCTGATCAAGGAAAACTACGAGACGGTGAACTATTCCGCCTCGACCGAGACACTGGTCAAGGCGGCGAGCCGGCTGCAGGACGAACTGCCCGAGAGCGCCACGCCCGCAGAGGTGATCGCGCACTGGATGAAATCGGCCAAGGCCGACGATGCCGCGCGCGGCGTGACCTGGCCCGAGATTCCCAGCGATGTGATGGCCGAGGCCGGGCTCGCCTGGGGGCTGTTTCCCAACCAGAACATCCTGCACGGAGTGACCTTCGCGCTGTGCTACCGCGTGCGTCCCTACGGTGACGACCCCAATAAGTGCATCTTCGAGAGCTATGCGCTCGAGCGCTTCCCCGAGGGTGAGGAACCCGAGACCGAATGGGTCTATGCCGACCCCACCGGCGAGAACTGGGGCGCGGTGCTGGCGCAGGACTTCGCCAACATGGCCTTCGTGCACAAGGGCATGAAGTCGAGCGGCTTTCGCGGGCCACTGCCCAACCCGCACCAGGAGCAGAAGGTCATCAACCTGCACCGCAACCTCGCCAATTTCATCGGGCGCGGTGCGCCGCGCCTGCTGGGGGACTGA